One Sulfurimonas sp. HSL-3221 genomic window, GCTGGTCCACTTCTACGGGCACTACTTCGGTAGCCGGGACGCCCTGGTGACCGCACGTACCCCGTACCGGCTCTCTGCCCTTGCCCTGGAGGATGAAAAGGCGCGCTTCTGCGGCGACGACTATGCCGAAGACTTCCGCCGTCTCAAAGAGTATCTGAGGGCCTTCAACGTCACCGTACCGACGCTCTATAAACAGTATGCGGAGCTATGCGATGAGGGAGGGATCACCTTTATGGATTTCGGGATCGATGCCGAGTTCAACAACTGTATCGACAGCTATATCCTGGTCGACGTCACAAAGATCAAAGAGAGCAAACGCAAGCGCTACATTGATACGGAGTGAATGTTTCACGTGAAACATTCACTCACTTCATCGCCTCAAAAGCCTCACTGATAAAGTCCGTCCTGGAAACCAGATCGTATCGGACGCCTTCGAAGGTAAACGCCAATCTGTTGGCGTGCAGCAACAACCGTTTCGCACCGCTCTTCGCTATACGCTCCTCGTCGCTTATCCCCTTATCCAGAAAGCGGACGACATCCTCTTCATCCTGCCCATAAATGGGGTCGCCGACGATCGGATGTTTCACGTGAAACAAATGTACCCGTATCTGGTGCTGCCTGCCCGTCAGCGGTTTCGCTTCGACAAGGGTCATATCGTGCTCGGGAAAATAGCGCAGGACCTTGATGTCCGTCCGCGACGGCTTGCCCTCCACATGGACCTTGACGATCATCCTGACCAGGGCGGAGTCATCCGGCTGTCTGATCAATGGTGCCTCAATCGTCACATCTGCATCCATCTTGCCATGGACAATAGCCAGATAGCGTTTGTCCATCTCACGGTTTTCAAACATCAGTTTGAGAGTGCGTTCGCTCTCTTTGTCCTTCGCGGACAATAACAGTCCGCTCGTCTCCTGATCAATGCGGTGTGTAATGTTTGCATGCGGTCCGAAGCGGTGGCGTATTTCATCCACCATACTGTAGGGGGTGTGACGGTTCTGCGGATGCACAAGCACACCGCTCGGTTTGTCAAACAGCGCAAACCATTTCGTTTGAAAAACAGGGTCGAGGCCGCGGGAGACCGGCTCAAACATAACACACTGAAACAAACCCTCAACGTCGCCGCCGGGGTCGCGCATCAACTCACCGTTGATAAAGATACGGCCCTTCGAAATATAGCGCTGTGCATCGCGCTGGGTGAAGCCGAGTTCGCGTATTAAAAAGAGGAAAGCCTTCATGCGTTTTGGGGCAACGAAATCTTTAAGGACGAACGGCAAATTAAACCCTTTATTAGTGACGCTTGGCTATTATCTACTTTATATAAAAGCGGCATTTTAGCATAGGAACGATGTGTCTTTTCCGTCGAATCCGGCTAAAAAAAACCGCT contains:
- a CDS encoding RluA family pseudouridine synthase — encoded protein: MPFVLKDFVAPKRMKAFLFLIRELGFTQRDAQRYISKGRIFINGELMRDPGGDVEGLFQCVMFEPVSRGLDPVFQTKWFALFDKPSGVLVHPQNRHTPYSMVDEIRHRFGPHANITHRIDQETSGLLLSAKDKESERTLKLMFENREMDKRYLAIVHGKMDADVTIEAPLIRQPDDSALVRMIVKVHVEGKPSRTDIKVLRYFPEHDMTLVEAKPLTGRQHQIRVHLFHVKHPIVGDPIYGQDEEDVVRFLDKGISDEERIAKSGAKRLLLHANRLAFTFEGVRYDLVSRTDFISEAFEAMK